The genomic region AAAGATAAGAATAAGATTGTAATTCGCTGTTTTGAAGGGTATCATAACCCTGTATGCAGAAAACAGAGGTGGCCTCGATGAACAGGACTGAATTATTTTACTGGCTTATCTGGTGGGGCTGGTGGATCATACAGTTTGTCCTCTACACCTTCCTCACGGCGCTGATGTGCGACGGTATATATCAGCTGATCGTAAGTTTCCGCGGCTTCTGGAGCCAGAAAAAGCTGCCGCAGGCGAAGCGCTACCGCAGGTTTGCGGTGCTCGTGCCGGCGCACAACGAAGCGGCGGTCATAGCGCCGCTCCTGGACAGCCTGGCCGGGCAGAATTACCCGAAGAATTGCTATAAGGTCTACGCGTCGTGCGACAACTGCACCGACGACACCGCCGAGATCGTCCGCGCGCACGGCGCGGCCGCGCTCGAACGCTTCGACAGGGAGCACAACGGCAAGACGTGGAACGTCCGCTGGGCCCTGACGAAAATCCCTTTCGAAGAGGTGGACGCGCTGGCGATGTTCGACGCGGACAACTTGGCCGACAAGAACTTCCTGATGTCGATGAACAACTACATGGAGCTTCACCCGGAGGCAGAGGCGATACAGGGCGTGCTCGACGTAAAGAACCCCGACGACAATTGGCTGACGCGCTCCTACGCTCTGGCCTACTGGTTCACGAACCGCTTCTGGCAGCTGGCGCGCGGCCTGTGGGGGCTCTCCTGCACGCTCGGCGGCACCGGGCTCGTGATACGCACCGCGACGCTCGAAAGAATCGGCTGGAACCTGCAAAGCCTGACGGAAGACCTCGAAATGTCGACGCGACTGATACTTTCCGGCAGCCGCGTGCACTGGAACGACGCGGCGATAATCTACGACGAAAAGCCGCAGGAGATGGCGGTGTCGAGACGCCAGCGCACACGCTGGATGCAGGGTCACTACTGGGTCTTCTGGCATTACGGCTGGGACGCGCTCAAGGCCTTCTTCGTGACGCGCCGCCTGCAATATCTCGACCTCTTCCTCTACCTGCTCGCGCCGGTGAAGTCCTGCCTCGGCATAATAATCATGATCGGGGGCATGGCCTTCACGCTCGTGAACAACATGCTGCTGTACCCCTCTTCGGATATTCCGCAGTCAGCGCTCGAATGGACGCTCTTCTTCGGGCTCCCCCTCTTTTCGATAATTTTCTTCTGCTTGCTCTGCGCGATAGCCGGCCCTTCGTTCCACGAGAAAAGGTTCACGCTGCGCTACGTGAAGGACACCTTCGCCTACTTCTGGTTCGGGCTGACGTGGATACCGATACTCTTTAAAGCCGCCTTCCTCGCGAAGGACCAGGGCAACTGGGTGAAGACTGAGCACACGCGCGGCATTTCGCTAGGCGACGTCGGCAAACCGTAAAAAACTCTATGACGCAGCTCTCCCTTTTAAAAACGCGGCGCTTCCTGCCGCTCTTCATAACGCAGTTCGCGAGCGCCTTCAACGACAATCTTTTCAAAAACGCGCTCGTCACGCTCGTGACCTTCCGCCTAGCGGAGGAGCACGGGCTCGACTCCGGGATGCTGATAACCGCAGTCTCCGGGATATACATACTGCCGTACATCCCCTTTTCGTCGCTTGCGGGGCGGCTTGCGGACAAGTTTGAAAAATCCGCGCTGATTCGCAGAATTAGAGGCTCGGAAGTACTTATCATGTGCGGCGCGGCCGCGGCGCTCATCGCCGAAAACCTCTGGCTGCTCGTCCTATCCCTCTTCCTGGTCAGCACGAAGTCGACCTTCTTCGGGCCGCTGAAGTTCAGCATACTTCCGCAGCACCTGAGGGAGGAGGAGCTCGTCGCCGGAAACGGACTCGTCAGCGCCGGCACGAACATCGCGATAATAACGGGCACGCTCTTCGGCGGGCTCTTCATACTGTCGTCGCGCGGCAGCCTGAAAATCTCTGCCGGAATCATCGGCGTCGCGCTCGTCGGCTACATTTCATCGCGCTTCATCCCGAGGGCCGAGGCCGCGGCTCCGTCGCTTGCTATCGGCGGCGGCCTGCTGCGCTCCACCTGCGAAATGCTTTCCTATCCGCTGTCGAATAAAAACATCTTTCTTTCGATACTCGGCATATGCTGGTTCTACTTCTTCGGCTCTGTCTTCCTCACGCAGCTCCCGACCTTCACCAAATTTTCGATGGGCGGCAACGAGCAGGTCTCGACCTTCTTCCTCGTGGTATTCTCGCTCGGCGTCGGCGCCGGCTCGGTGCTCTGCAACAGGCTGCTGAAGGGACGCGTCAGCGGCAGGTATCTCGCTTTCAGCCTGATAGAGATGAGCGTCTTCATCGTCGCGCTTTACCTGCTGAGCCTCGGCGTTCGGCGAGGCTCAGCGCTTCTTTCTCTTGGGAAATTCCTCTCGCAGCCGCTCTCCTTCGGGATAATTTTCTCGATGCTGATGGCGGCCGCAGGCGGCGGACTTTACAGCGTGCCGGTGTACGCGATGCTTCAGAAGATGACGCCGCCGACTCATATGTCGCGCGTGATAGCGTCGCTCAACGTGATGACCTCGCTCGCGATGGTCGCCGCCGCGGCGATGTCCGCCGCGATGCTCTCGGCGGGGCTTCCCGTCACCGCGATATTCCTCGCGCTCGCGGCGCTGAACATCCTGATGATACCGCTCGCAAATAAAATAAAGAGGGGCAGCGATGAATGACGTCGAAATAAGGAAAGAAATAATCGAAACCGCGGTCGATATGTACCGAAGCGGCCTCGTACAGGGGACGGGCGGAAATTTCAGCTCGCGCTGCGAAGGCGGCTTCATAATCACGCCCTCCGGCATGGCTTACGAGCTGCTGGCGCCGGGAGATCTGCCGAAGCTTTCCCT from Synergistes jonesii harbors:
- a CDS encoding glycosyltransferase family 2 protein, whose translation is MNRTELFYWLIWWGWWIIQFVLYTFLTALMCDGIYQLIVSFRGFWSQKKLPQAKRYRRFAVLVPAHNEAAVIAPLLDSLAGQNYPKNCYKVYASCDNCTDDTAEIVRAHGAAALERFDREHNGKTWNVRWALTKIPFEEVDALAMFDADNLADKNFLMSMNNYMELHPEAEAIQGVLDVKNPDDNWLTRSYALAYWFTNRFWQLARGLWGLSCTLGGTGLVIRTATLERIGWNLQSLTEDLEMSTRLILSGSRVHWNDAAIIYDEKPQEMAVSRRQRTRWMQGHYWVFWHYGWDALKAFFVTRRLQYLDLFLYLLAPVKSCLGIIIMIGGMAFTLVNNMLLYPSSDIPQSALEWTLFFGLPLFSIIFFCLLCAIAGPSFHEKRFTLRYVKDTFAYFWFGLTWIPILFKAAFLAKDQGNWVKTEHTRGISLGDVGKP
- a CDS encoding MFS transporter, with protein sequence MTQLSLLKTRRFLPLFITQFASAFNDNLFKNALVTLVTFRLAEEHGLDSGMLITAVSGIYILPYIPFSSLAGRLADKFEKSALIRRIRGSEVLIMCGAAAALIAENLWLLVLSLFLVSTKSTFFGPLKFSILPQHLREEELVAGNGLVSAGTNIAIITGTLFGGLFILSSRGSLKISAGIIGVALVGYISSRFIPRAEAAAPSLAIGGGLLRSTCEMLSYPLSNKNIFLSILGICWFYFFGSVFLTQLPTFTKFSMGGNEQVSTFFLVVFSLGVGAGSVLCNRLLKGRVSGRYLAFSLIEMSVFIVALYLLSLGVRRGSALLSLGKFLSQPLSFGIIFSMLMAAAGGGLYSVPVYAMLQKMTPPTHMSRVIASLNVMTSLAMVAAAAMSAAMLSAGLPVTAIFLALAALNILMIPLANKIKRGSDE